TTTTTTAAGATATTACAAAAAAATACAAACAAAAAAAGTTATTACTTTTTAATAGATAATATTATACAAGATTTTTTAATGTAAATTTTATGGAATTTTACTTTAAATTCAAAAGGAATTATAATGTTTTATTATTTAATTCGTAAACTGTTATTTTTAATAGATCCTGAAAAATCTCATATTTTTATATTAAAATGTCTTAATTTTAAATTTTTTCAACTATTTAACAAAATATTTTCTAAAAAAAATCAAAAATCAAAAAAAATAAAATGTATGGGTTTAATTTTTAAAAATAAACTTGGTACCGCAGCAGGAATAGATAAAAATGGAGAGTATATAAATTGTTTATCAAAATTAGGATTTGGTTTTATTGAAGTAGGAACTGTCACTCCTTTACCGCAAAATGGCCATCCTAAACCTAGATTGTTTAGAATAACTCCTATGGAGGGTATCATTAATAGAATGGGATTTAATAATCTAGGTATAGATAATTTAATTCTTAACATAAAAAAATCTCATTTCAAAGGAATTATAGGCGTTAACATTGGAAAAAATCAAAACACTAGTATTAAAAATTCAATTAATGACTATTTAATATGTATAGAAAAAATTTATCTTTATGCTAGTTATATTGCAATTAATATTTCATCACCTAATACAACTAATTTAAGAAATTTACAATATGGAACTATTTTAAAACATTTATTGTATACTATTAAAGAGAAACAAAAAGAGTTGCATAAAAAACATTTAAAATACGTTCCTATTGCAATTAAAATCTCACCAGATCTTTCCATAAAAGAATTAAAAAATATTTCAAAGCAATTTATAAAATATAAGATAGATGCAGTAATTGCTACTAATACAACATTAGACCATTCATCAGTTTTATCATTGAAAAATGGTTCACAAATAGGAGGACTCAGCGGGTTACCTTTACAGAAAAAAAGTACTAATATAATATCTATATTGTCAAAAAACTTAGGGGAAAAAATTCCTATTATTGGTGTTGGTGGAATTAATTCTATACATTCAGCAAAAGAAAAGATTAAATCAGGTGCTACTTTAATTCAAATATATTCTGGATTAATATATCATGGGCCTGATCTTATTAAAAAAATTATAAAAAGTTTGTAAAAATTTTATAGATAATAAAAAATCTATCTTATATAAAAATATTATATTTTTTTATATCATATACGTAATATTAATTAAATTAATTATAAAAAATAATGAATTGTTTATTTGCAAGTACAAATTTTGGGACTGAAAATTTATTAAAAGAAGAACTCTTATATTTAGGAGCTAAAAATTTAAATATAAAAAATGGAGGTATTTACTATGAAGCAAATGAGTTATTATTATATAAAAGTTTAATGTGGAGTCGCATTGCTTCTCGTATTTTTTTATGTATAAAACAATTTAAAATAAAGAACAAAGAAGAACTATATTCTAATATCTATAATATAGATTGGGATGAAATCTTTTCTATAAATAAAACTTTTTCAATTAATTTTAAGGGAATTAATCATTTTATTCGTAATAGTTTATTCGGATCTTTAATAATAAAAGATGCTATTGTTGATCAATTTAAAAGAAAATATCTTCTCCGTCCAAACATAGATCTTATAAATCCTGATATTCGAATCAGATCATTTTTATCACATGATAATATAATTCATATTATGTTAGATTTAAGTGGTTCATCATTACATAAAAGGGGATATCGACAATTATCTAATTCCACTCCTATTAAAGAAAATTTAGGTGCAGCAATTATATTAAATTCAGGGTGGAATAAAAAAATGCCAATTATAGATCCTATGTGTGGCTCTGGAACATTATTAATAGAAGCTGCTATGGTATCTACTGATAGAGCACCTGGATTAAGAAGGGTGAAATGGGGATTTCAATCATGGAAAAAATATAATAAAAGTCTATGGCTTAATGTTATTCAAGAAGCAGAAGAAAGATTTAAAATAGGACTCGAAAAATGTTTTAAAAATAATTTTATTGGATATGATTATGATTCTAAAATAATAGAAAAAGCTAAAATAAACGCATCAAATGCAGGTTTATCAAAAACAATTAAATTTTTTACACAAAACTTAAATAATCTTAAAAATCTTTATGATGATAAAAAAATTGGAATATTGTTAACTAATCCTCCATATGGTGAAAGGCATCAAACTGAGAGTCAACTTGTAGGTTTATATATACAATTGGGTGTAGTATCAAAAAAATACTTTAAAAATTGGATATTGTCTATCTTTAGTTCATCAAAATTTTTGTTAAATTTTGTACAAATGAAATCAGATAAAGAGTATTTTTTAAAGAATGGAGCGTTAAATTGTATTCAACAGAGTTTTAAAATTTACTCAAAAGAAGTGCATACGGAAAATAGTGAATATCAAAATAGATTAAAAAAAAATTTCAATAAATTTAAAAAATGGACAAATCAAGAAGGAATAGAATGTTTCCGTGTATATAATGCTGATTTACCAAATTACAATATTATAGTAGATGTTTATAATAAATGGCTAGTCATTCAAGAATACAAAGCTCCAAAACTAATCAACTCCAATAAAGCATATAAAAGATTATGTAATGCAATTTATTATACTAAAGAAATATTATCTATTGATATTAATAATATAGTATTAAAAATTAGACAAAAAAATAAAAATACAACACAATATAAAAGACTATATAACAGTAATAGTTTTATGATAATTAAAGAATATCATGCAAAGTTTTTAGTGAATTTAATAGATTATTTAGATACCGGATTATTTTCAGATAAACGACTTATAAGAAAAATGTTAGGAACAATGGCGAGAGGAAAAGATTTCTTAAATTTATTTTCATATACTGGAACTGCTACTGTATATGCTGCACTAGGAAAAGCTAAAAGCACGACGAGTGTAGATATATCTAATACTTATATGAAATGGTCAATGCGTAATATGTCTATTAATAATTTAACAGATTATAATCATCATTTTATTCAAGAAGATTGTTTGAACTGGATAAAAAAAACAGATCATAAATTTGATCTTATATTTATTAATCCACCAACTTTTTCAAATTCTAAAAAAATGCAACAAGATTTTGATTTAAAAAGAGATTACCTTATTTTGATGATAAATTTAAAAAGAATTTTACGGTACGATGGTAATATTATTTTCTCTAGTTCTACACGTAATTTTAATATTAATTTGAATTCTCTTAAGAAAATAAAATTACATGCACAAAATATTACAAAAAAAACACAAAGTAAGGATTTTTTAAAAAATTTTAATATTTACCATTCCTGGTTAATAAAACATTCATAATAGATTGAAGGATATAAAGATTTATGCCTCTTATTAATCTTAAAGATGCTTCGTTATCATTTAGTAATTTAGAAATTTTAAAAAACAGTATGCTTCATATCCACAAAAATGAAAGAATATGTTTAATTGGTAAAAATGGTACTGGAAAATCAACGCTCTTAAAAATTATTAATAAAAAACAAGATCTGGATCATGGCTGTGTTATTTATAAAAAAAATATAAAAATATCTTATTTAAAACAAGAAAATCCGAAAAATTTAAATATTTCTATACATGATTTTATTATTTCTGGTTTTTATAAAATTTATACTAATAGCAATAACAGTTATAATATTGAATCAATTAAAAAAAAATTAAATATGGATCAAATTGTAAAAATAGAAAAAACAATAGAATTAATTGAATTAAAAAAAAATACTTTACTATCTGAACTTTCTGGAGGTTTACTAAGAAAAGTTGCATTAAGTCGTGTTTTAATAGATGAACCAGATGTATTATTACTCGATGAACCCACGAATCATTTAGATATAAAAACAGTCAAATGGCTCGAAAATTTTTTAAAGAAATTTCATGGTAGTATATTATTTGTATCACATGATAGAGGTTTTATTCAAAATATATCTACACGTATTGTTGATCTTGATCGAGGTAAACTAATTTCTTGGCCAGGAAATTATGAAAATTTTATAAAATTAAAAAATGATAGCAACCGGATTGAAAAAATACAAAAAAAAATATTTGATAAAAATTTAGAAAAAGAAGAAAAATGGATTAGAAAAGGAATTAAAGCTCGTTCAACTAGAAATGAAGGAAGAGTAAAAAATTTACAATTATTACGTAAAGAAAATAATGATTACAAAAAAATAGAAAAATTAAATAATATTACAATCAATCAAGATAAAAATTATTTAGGAAAAATAATTTTTAAAGTAGACAAAATAGATTTTTCATTTAAAAAAAAATTAATTATAAAAAATTTTTCATCAATAATTCAACATGGTGACAAATTAGCATTAATTGGAGCAAACGGATGTGGTAAAAGTACAATGATTAAACTTCTGATAGGAGAAAAAAAACCTACTAAAGGGGAAATTTATAAAAGTCAAAGATTAAAAATATCGTATTTTGATCAAAATAGATCTATATTAAATCCTAATAAATCTATAATAGATAACATCTCTTATGGGAAAGAAACCGTTTTAATAAATGGAAAAGAACAATACTTGATAGGATATCTAAAAAAATTCCTTTTCAAACCGAATCAACTTAATTCTTTAGTAAAAACATTATCTGGAGGTGAATGCAATAGATTGCTTTTAGCAAGATTATTTTTGACACCCAGTAATGTTTTAATTTTAGATGAACCTACTAATGATCTAGATTTAGATACATTGGAATTATTAGAAAAAATTATTATCAATTATAAAGGAACAGTTCTTATCGTAAGCCATGACGAAAAATTTATAAATAATACAGTAAACAAATGTTGGTTTTTTGAAAAAAATGGATTAATTAATACTTATGTTGGTAATTACGATTGTCTCAAAAAAGAACAAAATAATTTAATTAAAGAAAAAAAAAATATAACAAGAAAAACACATCATCAATTGATTACTCATATAAAAAAGAATCATAAAACAGTAATCAAAGAAATATTAATTAAAATAGAAAAAATAGAATGTGATATTAACAAACTACAAAAAATAGTTAATGAATTAAATTTCTTTCAAAAAAAAAGAGAAGAAAAAGTGCTAACATTAAAAATGTTAATACAAAAAGAAAAAGAATTAGAAGAAATATTAATATATTGGGAACAATTAGAAAAAAAACATAATCAGTAATATAGAAAAAAATTTTTAAAATGTATAGTATATTATACTATATCTTTCTCATACAATTTAAAGAACAACAATTATTAAAAGAAATTGTACAGTTTTTACACTGAATGAAAAGAAGATGACATAAATTATTCTTACAATTAACATAAGTGTCTGAAGGAGTGTTACATTGTGAACAAGAAGACAGAATTTCATCTGAAATTTTTTCACTCATACGGTTATCAAAAACAAAATTTTTCCCTTTAAAGAGTATTGGTAATCCATTTTTCTTAGCATCATGAACATAACCAATAATACCTCCTTCTATATGATAAACATATTTAAAACCATTGAAATGCATCCAAGCAGTAGCTTTTTCACAACGTATTCCACCTGTACAATACATAACAATTCTTTTGTTTTTAGCGTATTCCATTAATTTTATTATTTTTTTTAATTGTTCTCTAAAAGTCAAACTTTTAATTTCAATTGCTTTTTCAAAATGACCAATAGCATATTCATAAGAGTTTCTCATATCAATAAATATCGTTTCTGTATCTTTAAGCATTAAATTAACTTGTTTTGATCTAATATAAATACCCACATGTTCAGGATTAAAAAGAGGATCTACAATTCCATCTTCTACGATTTTTTTTCGTACTTTTACCGAAAGAACCCAAAAAGATTTTTCATCATTTAGTGATTTATTAATACGTAAATTATTTAATACAGAGTTTAATCTACATAAAAATTGTTTTATAAAAAAGTATTTGTTTTTAGGCACACTTATTTGAGCATTAATACCTTCAGCTGCCACATAAATTCTTCCTAAAACATTATATTTATAAAATTCTTTATAAATTTGATCTCTATATTCATATGGATTATTAATAGTAAAATATTTATAGAAAGATAGTGTAAAGCGTGGTTCTTTTTCACACAACATACGATTTTTTAATTCTTTTTTGCACATTATATTATGTAAAATAGACATAAAACACCCTTAAATTATATTATTTAAAATCAATGTTATTGTGTTTCAAAAAATATATCAACAAAACTATTTTTTATTAGATAAATTTGTAAAAATTTTTATTTGTTGAAAAAATTTTTGATATATTTTATTTAATTTTGACAATTTGTTTTTTTCTTCCGTTACTATTTTTTCTGGTGCATAGGATAAAAAATTTTCATTTGCAAGCTTATTTTTAATTTTTTTGATATTTATTTCTATTTTTTCCATTTCTTTTTTTAATCTTTTTAGTTCTTTTTCTTTCTCTACTAGTTGAAGTATAGGAAGTATAATTTCAGCTCCATCAATTATTTCTTTTATACATAGATCTTTATTATATTCTTGAAATAATATTTTTACTTCATTTAAGAAAGATATCTTTTTTAGTAAAAAAGTATTTTCTTGAATAACTTTTTCTTGTTCAGAAGTTGTTTTATATAAAAATAATGGTATTAATTTAGTCGAATTAATATTCATACTAATTCTAATATTTCTCAAAAAAATAATTATTTTTTTTATCCAATCAACATTAATCAATATTGTTTGATCAAAAATTGTATGATTATATTCTGGAAATTTTTGTAGCATAATTGTTTTTGATTTAATATTTGCAATTACTTTTACACGCTGCCAAATTATTTCAGTAATAAAAGGAATAATAGGATGTGCTAATCTTAAAAGTAATTCTAAAACATAAATTAAAATATTTTTAGTAAAAAAAACATTTTGAGAAGAACTTTTTTGAAAAATAATTTTAACAAACTCTAAATACCAATCACAAAATATATTCCAAATAAAATCATATAAAATATTTGAAGCAATATCAAATCGATAAGCATCTAATGATTCTCGATATATTTTAACTGTATTATTTAGTTTTATTAAAATCCATTTATTCACTAATAACATATCATCTTTTATATTTAAATTTAAATAATTATGATTGTGTGTATTTATTAAAACAAATCGACTAGCGTTCCAAAGTTTATTACAAAAATTACGGTATCCTTTTAATCGACTCATATCCCATTTTATATCACGCGTACTAGATGCTAACGCAGAAAAAGTAAACCGAAGTGCATCTGTACCAGTAGATTCAATTCCTTTAGGAAATTCTTTTATAGTACGTTTAGTGATCTTGCTAGATAAATTTGGTTGGAGTAAATTACTAGTTCTTTTTTTGATTAATTCTGTTAAAGAAATTCCATCTATCATATCTAAAGGATCTATCACATTTCCTTTTGATTTTGACATTTTTTGACCTTCTTCATCTCGAATTAAACCTGTTATATAAACGTTTTTAAAAGGAACTTCAGGTTCTCCATGATCATCTTTAATAAGATACATAGTTAACATAATCATTCTAGCAATCCAAAAAAAAATAATATCAAATCCACTAACTAAAACATCTGTAGAATGAAAAAGTTTTAAAAATTTTGTTTTTTTAGGCCATCCTAATGTAGAAAAAGTCCATAATCCAGAAGAAAACCAAGTATCTAATACATCATCATCTTGTACTAATAATATATTTTTTGATATAGAATATTCTTTTCGTATTTCTTCTTCATTATGTCCAACATATATATTTTTTTGATTATCGTACCATACTGGAATACGATGTCCCCACCATAATTGACGAGAAATACACCAATCTTCTATATTATTCATCCAAGATGAATACATAGTTGTATATTGCTCTGGAACAAATTTAATTTTTTTATTTTTTACCGCATCAAGAGCTATCTGAGATAATTGTGATGTTTTTAAGTACCATTGATCAGTCAAAATAGGTTGAACAATAACACCGCTTCTATCACTGTAAGGCGTAACAATATCACATTCTTCGCAACCTTCTAATAATCCTATTTTTTCAATTTCTTTAATAATTTTTATCCGTGCAGATAAGATGTCTAATTTTTGAAATTTAAGTGGAATAAAGTTACTATATACACTAGATTTTTGTCCATTATAATTATAAATTTTAGAAAAAGATCTAATTTTCCCATTTAGAGTAAAAATATTAATCATAGGTAATTTATGACGATAACCTATCTTATAATCATTAAAATCATGTGCTGGTGTTATTTTAACACAACCTGTTCCTTTTTCTATATCAGCATATTTATCTCCAATAATAGGAATAATTCTATCAACTAAAGGGCAATGAACAAATTCACCAATTAATTGATTATGTTGACAATCTTCAGGATTAATAGCAATAGCTGTGTCACCTAATAAAGTTTCTGGTCGAGTAGTGGATACAATTAAATATTTAATATCTGAATTAGAATTTGTAATACTATTTTTCACTATAGGATATCGAATTAACCATTTTCTACCCTTTACTAAACGATGTTCAACTTCTAAATCAGAAATCACAGTTTCTAATTTTGAATCCCAATGTACTAATCTTTTTTTCTTATAAATCAAATTTTTTTTATATAATAAAATAAAAGCTTCTCGAACAGCAATAGAAATATCTGCATCTAAAGTAAATTTTTCACGATCCCAATCAACAGAAATTCCTAATCGGCGCATTTGTTTTGTAACAATACTATTATATTTTTTTTTCCAAATCCAAATTTTTTCTATAAAATCATCTCTTGTATAATCTTTTTTGGTTTTCTTTTCTTCTAAAAATAATTGACGTTCAACTAATAATTGTGTTGCTATTCCGGCATGATCTGTACCAACTTGCCATAATGTATTTTTCCCTTGCATTCTATGATAACGAACTAATATATCCATAATTGTTTGTTGAAAAGCATGTCCCATATGTAAACTTCCTGTAATATTGGGAGGAGGCATCATAATACAAAAAGTTGGTTTTTTTAAATTATTTGGTTTAAAATAACCATTCTTTTCCCAAAAATTATATAAAGATTCTTCAATATGCTGAGGATTATAAATTTTTTCCATTTTCTTTAACTATTTATTAATAAAAAGGCGAAATTGCCATGTTATGAAAACAATATTGTAATAATATTAAGAAATATATTTAAATATTAATAATTTTTTACTTGATTCAATAAAAATTGAGATAAAAGTTCAACAGGACGACCTGTAGCTCCTTTGTTGTTTGATTTCCAAGCAGTTCCAGCAATATCTAAATGTGCCCAACTATATTTTTTTGTAAAATAAGAAAGAAAATAAGCAGCAGTAATAGCTCCAGCTTTTCCTTTTCCCGTATTAGACAAATCTGCAATAGAAGAATATAAATCTTTTTCATATTCTTGAAATAATGGCAAACGCCATATTTTATCATTTGTTTCTTTTGAAGCACAATATAATTCATTAGATAAGTCTTCATTATTAGTAAAAAGACCACTAACAGACTCTCCTAATGCTGTAACGCATGCTCCAGTTAAAGTAGCAATATCAATTACTATATTGGGAGAAAAACGTTCGACATAAGTTAATGAATCACATAAAACTAAACGTCCTTCAGCATCAGTATTTAATATTTCTACTGTTTTACCAGACATGGTAGTTAAAACATCTCCAGGTCTAAAGGCATGTCCTCCTGGCATATTTTCACAACCAGACAAAATTCCTATTATTGTTAAAGGTAAACATAGTTCTGCAGCCATAATTAAAATACCATATACTGCTGCTGCACCACACATGTCATATTTCATTTCGTGCATATTCATAGCAGGTTTGATAGATATTCCTCCTGAATCAAAAGTTAAACCTTTTCCAACAAAAGCAATAGTTTTATTACTAATAATATTATCTCCAGAATACTTTATTACAGACATAAATGGTTTATTTTTTGATCCCTGTGATACAGATAAATAAGCATTCATTCCTAATTTTTTCATTTCTTCAATACCAATTATTTCCACTGTAATATTTTTTGGATATTTCAAAACAAGTTTTTTTGCTTCGTTAGATAAATATAAAGGATCACAAATATTAGGAGGCAAATTACTTATGTTTTTTGCAGATGTAATTCCAAGATTAATTGCTAATGCGTGCTTTAAAGCTGTCTCTGCTATTAATACATCTTTTTTTTCAAAAAAATTAAATTTAATTAATTCTAAATTAATATTTTTTTGATTTGAATTATTTATTTTTACAATTTTATATAAACTTTGTTGTATAGAAAGTATTCCACATCTTACTATCCAATAAATATTATTTTTAACATTAAGATTTAAATCAGTAAAAGAATAAATAACATTTTTTACAGATATCTTTTTAATCATTTTAATAGTTTTTTTAAATATTTTTTTAAGAACTGATCTAGTAATAATTTCTTTTTTTCCACAACCAACTAATAATATTCTCTTAGAAAAAATATTAGGAACATCATATAAAACAAGTATTTCTCCTACTTGTCCTTTAATATCTCCTAATTTTATAAAAGAACGTATATATCCTTTGCTACATTCATCTAAATAATTTGCACTACTAGATAATTTATATGATTCGAAAACATTTACTATTATACAATCAGTTTCTTCTTTATCTAAGTGATCATTTTTTATAAGAAATTTCATGATATTTACTCTATTTAAAATATTATTAACTAATATAATTCAAATTACATTAAGTATATTAAATATTCTTTAAAATTATTAATTAAATTTAATTTATATTTTTTATTTTAATATATAATTAAACTTATATATTAACATTACTTTTTTTTGTATTGAAAATTTTTACGAAACATAACACTATCTTTTTACTGAAATACATTTTTTTATGTATGAATTTTATTGTAATTTCATAGAATTCCTTCCATCATTTATTGTTTAAGAAAAAAATATTATATACTATAATATGTATTCTCTAATTTCAATTTTTTTAAAAATATATTTTTTATTCAATGTTGAGACTTTAACATGAACAATCTTTATCAACGTAATTGTTTGAAACTATTAGATTTCACTTCTTCTGAATTAAAAAAAATTATTTCTTTGGCAGAAAAACTTAAAAAAAACAAAAAAAATAATCAAGAAATTCCGTTACTTAAGAAAAAAAATATCGCTTTAATTTTTGAAAAAGAATCTACTCGAACTAGATGCTCGTTTGAAATAGCTGCTTTTGATCAAGGTGCTCATGTTACGTATCTTGGTCCCGGTAGCACTCATCTTGGAACAAAAGAATCAATTGCAGATACAGCACAAGTCCTTAGTCGTTTATATGATGGTATTCAGTATCGAGGACATAATCATAGAACAATAGAAATTTTAGCACAATATTCCCGAGTACCCGTATGGAATGGTTTAACTGAAAAATTTCATCCTACTCAAATACTAGCTGATTTGTTAACTATGCAAGAAATTTTTCCTAATAAAAAATTTAATGAAATAAAGTGTGCATATGTTGGTGACACACATAATAATATGGGAAATAGTTTACTAGAAGCAGCTTCATTAGTTGGATTAGACTTACGTTTAGTATCTCCTAAAAAATATTGGCCAGAAAAAACGTTTTTTTTATTTTGTCAAGAGCAATCTCAAAATAAAAAAGGAAGAATAATTTGTACTGAAAATATTTCAGAAGGTGTTAAAAATGTAGATTTTATTTATACAGATGTTTGGGTATCTATGGGAGAACCAGAAGATCAATGGAAAGATAGAATTGAATCATTGCATGATTATCAAGTTAATAGTTCAATGTTAGATCTTACTAATAATTCTAATATAAAAATATTGCACTGTCTTCCAGCATTACATAATCAAGAAACCAAAATAGGAAAATCTATATTAAGAAAATATGGATTTAAAAATGGGATGGAAATCACAGATAATATTTTTCAAAAACACCAAAACACTATTTTTGAACAATCAGAAAATAGATTACATACTATCAAAGCACTACTAGTATCTAGTCTGCTAAAAACCATTGACTTTTAAATAAATTATACATACATTGAAATATTCAAAATATTAATAAAATTTATAAAAATATTTAAAAAAACAATATTTTTTATAGAGTTTTCTATACTAAAAAAGTATCTTATGCTATCTTTTCTGAAATTATTAAGGTAAATAAAATTTGAGAAATTCTCTATATAAAAAAAATATAATTTCTATAAATGACTTACAGCGTAATGAATTAGAATTAGTTCTAAAAAAATCTGCAATTCTTAAAAAAAAACCACATTATAACTTATTAAAAAATAAAATTATAGCTAGTTGTTTTTTTGAAGCTTCAACACGTACTCGTTTATCATTTGAAACTGCTATCTATCGATTAGGAGCATCGATAGTAGGATTTTCGGATGGAAATAATATTTCATTAAAAAAGAAAGGAGAAACATTATCAGATACTATTTCAGTAATTAGTTCTTATGTAGATGCAATTGTTATTCGACATCCACAAGAAGGTGCTG
The sequence above is a segment of the Buchnera aphidicola str. G002 (Myzus persicae) genome. Coding sequences within it:
- the rlmKL gene encoding bifunctional 23S rRNA (guanine(2069)-N(7))-methyltransferase RlmK/23S rRNA (guanine(2445)-N(2))-methyltransferase RlmL; this translates as MNCLFASTNFGTENLLKEELLYLGAKNLNIKNGGIYYEANELLLYKSLMWSRIASRIFLCIKQFKIKNKEELYSNIYNIDWDEIFSINKTFSINFKGINHFIRNSLFGSLIIKDAIVDQFKRKYLLRPNIDLINPDIRIRSFLSHDNIIHIMLDLSGSSLHKRGYRQLSNSTPIKENLGAAIILNSGWNKKMPIIDPMCGSGTLLIEAAMVSTDRAPGLRRVKWGFQSWKKYNKSLWLNVIQEAEERFKIGLEKCFKNNFIGYDYDSKIIEKAKINASNAGLSKTIKFFTQNLNNLKNLYDDKKIGILLTNPPYGERHQTESQLVGLYIQLGVVSKKYFKNWILSIFSSSKFLLNFVQMKSDKEYFLKNGALNCIQQSFKIYSKEVHTENSEYQNRLKKNFNKFKKWTNQEGIECFRVYNADLPNYNIIVDVYNKWLVIQEYKAPKLINSNKAYKRLCNAIYYTKEILSIDINNIVLKIRQKNKNTTQYKRLYNSNSFMIIKEYHAKFLVNLIDYLDTGLFSDKRLIRKMLGTMARGKDFLNLFSYTGTATVYAALGKAKSTTSVDISNTYMKWSMRNMSINNLTDYNHHFIQEDCLNWIKKTDHKFDLIFINPPTFSNSKKMQQDFDLKRDYLILMINLKRILRYDGNIIFSSSTRNFNINLNSLKKIKLHAQNITKKTQSKDFLKNFNIYHSWLIKHS
- the pyrD gene encoding quinone-dependent dihydroorotate dehydrogenase translates to MFYYLIRKLLFLIDPEKSHIFILKCLNFKFFQLFNKIFSKKNQKSKKIKCMGLIFKNKLGTAAGIDKNGEYINCLSKLGFGFIEVGTVTPLPQNGHPKPRLFRITPMEGIINRMGFNNLGIDNLILNIKKSHFKGIIGVNIGKNQNTSIKNSINDYLICIEKIYLYASYIAINISSPNTTNLRNLQYGTILKHLLYTIKEKQKELHKKHLKYVPIAIKISPDLSIKELKNISKQFIKYKIDAVIATNTTLDHSSVLSLKNGSQIGGLSGLPLQKKSTNIISILSKNLGEKIPIIGVGGINSIHSAKEKIKSGATLIQIYSGLIYHGPDLIKKIIKSL
- a CDS encoding valine--tRNA ligase, which codes for MEKIYNPQHIEESLYNFWEKNGYFKPNNLKKPTFCIMMPPPNITGSLHMGHAFQQTIMDILVRYHRMQGKNTLWQVGTDHAGIATQLLVERQLFLEEKKTKKDYTRDDFIEKIWIWKKKYNSIVTKQMRRLGISVDWDREKFTLDADISIAVREAFILLYKKNLIYKKKRLVHWDSKLETVISDLEVEHRLVKGRKWLIRYPIVKNSITNSNSDIKYLIVSTTRPETLLGDTAIAINPEDCQHNQLIGEFVHCPLVDRIIPIIGDKYADIEKGTGCVKITPAHDFNDYKIGYRHKLPMINIFTLNGKIRSFSKIYNYNGQKSSVYSNFIPLKFQKLDILSARIKIIKEIEKIGLLEGCEECDIVTPYSDRSGVIVQPILTDQWYLKTSQLSQIALDAVKNKKIKFVPEQYTTMYSSWMNNIEDWCISRQLWWGHRIPVWYDNQKNIYVGHNEEEIRKEYSISKNILLVQDDDVLDTWFSSGLWTFSTLGWPKKTKFLKLFHSTDVLVSGFDIIFFWIARMIMLTMYLIKDDHGEPEVPFKNVYITGLIRDEEGQKMSKSKGNVIDPLDMIDGISLTELIKKRTSNLLQPNLSSKITKRTIKEFPKGIESTGTDALRFTFSALASSTRDIKWDMSRLKGYRNFCNKLWNASRFVLINTHNHNYLNLNIKDDMLLVNKWILIKLNNTVKIYRESLDAYRFDIASNILYDFIWNIFCDWYLEFVKIIFQKSSSQNVFFTKNILIYVLELLLRLAHPIIPFITEIIWQRVKVIANIKSKTIMLQKFPEYNHTIFDQTILINVDWIKKIIIFLRNIRISMNINSTKLIPLFLYKTTSEQEKVIQENTFLLKKISFLNEVKILFQEYNKDLCIKEIIDGAEIILPILQLVEKEKELKRLKKEMEKIEINIKKIKNKLANENFLSYAPEKIVTEEKNKLSKLNKIYQKFFQQIKIFTNLSNKK
- the trhO gene encoding oxygen-dependent tRNA uridine(34) hydroxylase TrhO, coding for MSILHNIMCKKELKNRMLCEKEPRFTLSFYKYFTINNPYEYRDQIYKEFYKYNVLGRIYVAAEGINAQISVPKNKYFFIKQFLCRLNSVLNNLRINKSLNDEKSFWVLSVKVRKKIVEDGIVDPLFNPEHVGIYIRSKQVNLMLKDTETIFIDMRNSYEYAIGHFEKAIEIKSLTFREQLKKIIKLMEYAKNKRIVMYCTGGIRCEKATAWMHFNGFKYVYHIEGGIIGYVHDAKKNGLPILFKGKNFVFDNRMSEKISDEILSSCSQCNTPSDTYVNCKNNLCHLLFIQCKNCTISFNNCCSLNCMRKI
- a CDS encoding ATP-binding cassette domain-containing protein codes for the protein MPLINLKDASLSFSNLEILKNSMLHIHKNERICLIGKNGTGKSTLLKIINKKQDLDHGCVIYKKNIKISYLKQENPKNLNISIHDFIISGFYKIYTNSNNSYNIESIKKKLNMDQIVKIEKTIELIELKKNTLLSELSGGLLRKVALSRVLIDEPDVLLLDEPTNHLDIKTVKWLENFLKKFHGSILFVSHDRGFIQNISTRIVDLDRGKLISWPGNYENFIKLKNDSNRIEKIQKKIFDKNLEKEEKWIRKGIKARSTRNEGRVKNLQLLRKENNDYKKIEKLNNITINQDKNYLGKIIFKVDKIDFSFKKKLIIKNFSSIIQHGDKLALIGANGCGKSTMIKLLIGEKKPTKGEIYKSQRLKISYFDQNRSILNPNKSIIDNISYGKETVLINGKEQYLIGYLKKFLFKPNQLNSLVKTLSGGECNRLLLARLFLTPSNVLILDEPTNDLDLDTLELLEKIIINYKGTVLIVSHDEKFINNTVNKCWFFEKNGLINTYVGNYDCLKKEQNNLIKEKKNITRKTHHQLITHIKKNHKTVIKEILIKIEKIECDINKLQKIVNELNFFQKKREEKVLTLKMLIQKEKELEEILIYWEQLEKKHNQ